In Amycolatopsis methanolica 239, a single genomic region encodes these proteins:
- a CDS encoding ABC transporter ATP-binding protein: MTPQGSVVLSGRGLVKRYGEQLALAGVDVDVHAGEALAVVGPSGSGKTSLLHVLAGILRPDGGEILLDGRRVDQLSETKRSELRRTEFGFVFQQGMLVAELSAEENVALPMLLGGARRREAIGAAREWLGRLGLRGREGARPGELSGGQAQRVAIARALTHRPKVIFADEPTGALDTRTGKDTMDALLVAASDAGASVVIVTHDVELAASLPRTVTIRDGRIAEQVGVLP; the protein is encoded by the coding sequence ATGACTCCACAAGGGAGTGTCGTGTTGTCCGGGCGGGGGCTCGTCAAGCGGTACGGCGAGCAGCTGGCGCTGGCCGGCGTCGACGTCGACGTCCACGCCGGGGAGGCGCTCGCCGTCGTCGGCCCGTCGGGCTCGGGCAAGACGTCGCTGCTGCACGTGCTGGCCGGGATCCTGCGGCCGGACGGCGGCGAGATCCTGCTGGACGGCAGGCGCGTCGACCAGCTGTCCGAGACCAAGCGCAGCGAGCTGCGGCGCACCGAGTTCGGTTTCGTGTTCCAGCAGGGGATGCTCGTGGCCGAGCTGTCCGCGGAGGAGAACGTGGCGCTGCCGATGCTGCTCGGAGGAGCCAGGCGCCGCGAGGCGATCGGCGCGGCGCGGGAGTGGCTCGGCCGCCTCGGGCTGCGGGGCCGGGAGGGGGCCCGCCCCGGTGAGCTGTCCGGCGGTCAGGCGCAGCGGGTGGCGATCGCCCGCGCGCTGACGCACCGGCCGAAGGTGATCTTCGCCGACGAGCCGACCGGCGCGCTGGACACCCGCACCGGCAAGGACACCATGGACGCCCTGCTGGTCGCGGCCTCGGACGCGGGCGCGTCGGTGGTCATCGTGACGCACGACGTGGAACTCGCCGCGTCGCTGCCGCGCACGGTGACCATCCGGGACGGGCGCATCGCGGAGCAGGTGGGGGTGCTGCCGTGA